The following coding sequences lie in one Actinomyces capricornis genomic window:
- the gndA gene encoding NADP-dependent phosphogluconate dehydrogenase translates to MSGFTPEASSADLGVYGLGVMGANLARNLARHGHSVAVFNRTLARTERLMERHGSEGDFVPASELKDFVASLRVPRVAIIMVQAGAGTEAAISQLADLMEPGDIIVDAGNTLYTDTRRREEALRQRGIHFVGMGVSGGEEGALLGPSIMPGGTAESYRRLGPMLESISAHVDGMPCCTHVGPDGAGHFVKMVHNGIEYADMQLIAEAYDLLRHVGGLSVPEIAEVFRSWKDSELDSYLIDITTEVLSRTDPATDEPFVDVIVDAASQKGTGVWTTQTALELGVAVPAIAEATFARAASSSAPVRAAVRAAAIPAGTTPREPLSAQEREAFIDSVKQALYGSKIAAYAQGFDEIATASQRYDWDINLGDMATIWRAGCIIRARFLEDITRAYAQDPALPSLLTAPGLSEALASALPAWRQVVATSALTGVPAPAFASSLAYVDQLRAERLPAALIQGQRDFFGSHTYHRVDDPEGVYHVLWAEPGRPEEKWD, encoded by the coding sequence ATGAGCGGATTCACCCCCGAAGCCTCCTCAGCCGACCTCGGCGTCTACGGGCTGGGGGTGATGGGCGCCAACCTCGCCCGCAATCTGGCCCGCCACGGTCACTCCGTCGCAGTGTTCAACCGCACACTGGCGCGCACGGAGCGGCTCATGGAGCGCCACGGCTCCGAGGGCGACTTCGTGCCGGCCTCCGAGCTCAAGGACTTCGTGGCCTCCCTGCGCGTTCCCCGCGTGGCCATCATCATGGTCCAGGCCGGGGCCGGCACCGAGGCCGCCATCTCCCAGCTGGCCGACCTCATGGAGCCCGGAGACATCATCGTCGACGCTGGCAACACCCTGTACACCGACACCCGCCGCCGCGAGGAGGCCCTGCGCCAGCGCGGCATCCACTTCGTGGGCATGGGGGTCTCCGGCGGCGAGGAGGGCGCCCTCCTGGGCCCCTCGATCATGCCCGGGGGCACCGCGGAGTCCTATCGGCGCCTGGGCCCCATGCTGGAGTCCATCTCCGCGCACGTCGACGGCATGCCCTGCTGCACCCATGTGGGCCCCGACGGCGCCGGCCACTTCGTCAAGATGGTGCACAACGGCATCGAGTACGCCGACATGCAGCTCATCGCCGAGGCCTACGACCTGCTGCGCCACGTCGGCGGTCTGAGCGTGCCCGAGATCGCCGAGGTCTTCCGCTCCTGGAAGGACTCCGAGCTCGACTCCTACCTCATCGACATCACCACCGAGGTCCTCTCGCGCACCGACCCGGCCACTGACGAGCCCTTCGTCGACGTCATCGTGGATGCCGCCTCCCAGAAGGGCACCGGCGTGTGGACCACCCAGACCGCGCTGGAGCTGGGTGTGGCCGTCCCCGCGATCGCCGAGGCGACCTTCGCCCGGGCGGCCTCCTCCTCGGCGCCGGTGCGCGCCGCTGTGCGCGCGGCCGCCATCCCGGCCGGGACCACCCCCCGCGAGCCCCTGTCCGCCCAGGAGCGGGAGGCCTTCATCGACTCGGTCAAGCAGGCGCTCTACGGCTCGAAGATCGCCGCCTACGCCCAGGGCTTCGATGAGATCGCCACGGCCTCCCAGCGCTACGACTGGGACATCAACCTGGGCGACATGGCCACCATCTGGCGCGCCGGCTGCATCATCCGGGCCCGCTTCCTGGAGGACATCACCCGCGCCTACGCCCAGGACCCCGCCCTGCCCAGCCTCCTGACCGCCCCCGGCCTGTCCGAGGCGCTGGCCTCGGCGCTGCCCGCCTGGCGCCAGGTCGTGGCCACCTCGGCCCTCACCGGTGTGCCCGCTCCGGCCTTCGCCTCCTCCCTGGCCTATGTCGACCAGCTGCGGGCCGAGCGCCTGCCCGCCGCCCTCATCCAGGGGCAGCGCGACTTCTTCGGCTCCCACACCTACCACCGGGTCGACGACCCCGAGGGCGTCTACCACGTCCTGTGGGCCGAGCCGGGCCGCCCTGAGGAGAAGTGGGACTGA